One window of the Runella slithyformis DSM 19594 genome contains the following:
- a CDS encoding SusC/RagA family TonB-linked outer membrane protein: protein MRILFTATCLSALLLVSLASYAQDRLLKGRILSKDGTSLPGASIVIKGSDRGTSANAAGEFSISGPANSVLVISFIGYRPQEIATGNQTAFDVSLEEDASILNEVVVTALGITREKKALGYSVQEVSGRQMTQARTTNFVNALSGKVAGVQVTGSNGAPGASSRILIRGSSSIGSNNQPLFVVDGIPIDNGNYGSGTGVDYGNGAASINPDDIENVSVLKGPSAAALYGSRGANGVILITTKSGKGAKGIGVSVNSNTAFDTPFRLPEWQNGYGQGNKGLFSFVDGTGKGVNDGVDESWGPKMDGRLLPQFDSPIAADGTRTPTPFIAHPDNVNQFFQTGKTYTNNIAITGGNDKGDFRLSYTDLNQTGILPNTDYKRRTVSLNAGWNLTKKLSIRATGNYVVDGSDNRTNWGLYFIWFGRQVDMEKLQNYQAPNSIYQYNWNYNYWTNPYYVLNLSTKYNKRDRVYGNLAATYKFNDWLTLTARSGTDVYIDRRKTKNAARIDNLNGAKQYDSYNEEQIFIRESNSDFLLSATHKFGDFDVAANVGANHRSNYYQRNYMGATELAIPRVWNLGNSRQAKVAENSFTEKQVNSVYGAANIGFRNYLFLDLTARNDWSSALPSDNRSYFYPSASLSAVLTDMFNIRSTVLSFAKIRAGIARVGNDTDAYRLIQAYKYENPWGSTPSLSENNAMLNATLKPELTNSYEIGAEVKLWRNRVGIDVTYYDKQSFNQILDVNISQASGFTSKLLNAGKLENKGVEVQLSAAPVIAGPFRWDIGINWARNQNKVVELAEGLTTYTLGTVRGMSIEARVGQPYGTFFGQGFARDPSGNIIYDKSGYPTLNPTRRILGSFTPKWIGGFQNTFTYKNLSLSTLIDMKQGGDIFSQSVNIGRYTGVLAETIAGREEGIVGQGVVNTGTATEPVYVPNTTRISSEEWHKKYYSLTNNEATIFDGSFVKLREVKLTYMISGQVFKKLPFRDISLSIVGRNLLLLYSNVPHIDPETSYYNDGNLQGIENGQVPTTRSVGFNISFNL, encoded by the coding sequence ATGAGAATTTTGTTTACTGCAACCTGTTTATCGGCCCTTCTGCTCGTCTCTTTGGCGAGCTATGCCCAGGATCGACTCCTGAAAGGACGCATCCTTTCCAAAGATGGTACGAGCCTTCCCGGCGCAAGTATCGTCATTAAAGGTTCCGATCGGGGAACCAGTGCCAATGCTGCCGGAGAATTCTCCATTTCCGGCCCGGCCAATTCTGTTTTGGTCATTTCTTTTATCGGTTATAGGCCGCAGGAAATCGCCACGGGCAACCAAACCGCCTTTGATGTTTCGCTGGAAGAAGATGCTTCTATTTTGAACGAAGTGGTGGTAACGGCCCTGGGAATTACCCGTGAGAAAAAAGCCCTTGGCTATTCCGTACAGGAAGTAAGCGGCAGGCAAATGACGCAGGCGCGTACCACTAATTTTGTCAATGCACTTTCCGGTAAAGTAGCCGGCGTGCAGGTGACAGGCTCCAACGGCGCGCCGGGGGCTTCGTCGCGTATCCTGATTCGGGGTTCAAGCTCTATCGGCAGCAATAACCAACCCCTGTTTGTGGTCGACGGCATTCCCATTGATAACGGTAACTATGGCTCAGGGACGGGCGTTGATTACGGCAACGGGGCCGCCTCCATCAACCCTGACGATATCGAGAATGTAAGTGTCTTGAAAGGGCCGAGTGCGGCAGCGCTGTATGGTTCACGCGGGGCTAACGGCGTCATCCTGATCACGACCAAAAGTGGAAAAGGAGCCAAAGGTATCGGTGTTTCGGTCAATTCCAACACGGCCTTCGACACCCCTTTTCGTTTGCCTGAATGGCAGAATGGGTACGGACAGGGAAATAAGGGCCTGTTCTCCTTTGTAGACGGAACCGGTAAAGGCGTAAACGACGGCGTGGATGAAAGCTGGGGGCCAAAAATGGACGGTCGTCTTCTGCCGCAATTTGACTCGCCGATCGCCGCCGACGGTACCCGGACTCCAACGCCTTTTATTGCCCATCCGGACAATGTCAACCAATTTTTCCAAACGGGTAAAACCTATACCAACAACATCGCCATTACGGGCGGAAACGACAAAGGTGATTTTCGCCTTTCGTATACGGATCTGAACCAAACGGGGATCTTGCCCAATACCGATTACAAACGCCGTACCGTATCGCTGAACGCGGGGTGGAACCTGACCAAAAAACTGAGCATCCGCGCAACGGGTAACTACGTGGTGGACGGAAGCGATAACCGTACCAACTGGGGCCTTTATTTTATCTGGTTCGGCCGTCAGGTAGACATGGAAAAACTCCAAAACTATCAGGCACCCAACAGTATTTATCAGTACAACTGGAACTATAACTACTGGACCAACCCGTACTATGTGCTGAATCTGAGCACCAAATATAATAAGCGGGACCGCGTGTACGGCAACCTGGCCGCTACCTATAAATTTAACGATTGGCTGACGCTGACCGCCCGCTCGGGAACCGACGTATACATTGACCGTCGCAAAACTAAAAATGCCGCGCGGATCGATAACCTCAACGGAGCCAAACAATACGACAGCTACAACGAAGAGCAGATCTTCATTCGTGAATCCAACTCTGATTTCCTTTTGAGCGCAACGCACAAATTCGGTGATTTTGACGTGGCGGCCAACGTGGGAGCCAACCACCGCAGCAATTATTACCAACGAAATTATATGGGTGCTACGGAGCTGGCGATTCCCCGCGTGTGGAACCTGGGCAACTCACGTCAGGCTAAAGTGGCTGAAAACTCCTTTACCGAAAAGCAGGTAAACAGCGTGTACGGAGCCGCCAATATCGGTTTCAGAAATTACCTTTTTCTGGACCTGACCGCTCGTAACGATTGGTCAAGTGCACTGCCTTCCGACAACCGTTCGTATTTCTACCCTTCGGCGTCTTTGAGTGCGGTATTGACGGATATGTTCAATATCCGCTCGACCGTCCTGTCGTTTGCAAAAATAAGGGCGGGGATTGCGCGTGTGGGAAATGATACCGATGCCTACCGGTTGATTCAGGCGTATAAGTACGAAAACCCGTGGGGCAGTACGCCGTCACTTTCAGAAAACAACGCAATGCTGAATGCCACCCTAAAGCCCGAATTGACCAACTCGTATGAGATCGGAGCAGAGGTAAAACTGTGGCGCAACCGCGTCGGGATAGACGTGACGTATTACGATAAGCAATCGTTCAACCAGATTTTGGATGTGAATATCTCACAGGCGTCGGGCTTTACGTCCAAGCTCCTGAATGCCGGCAAGTTGGAAAACAAAGGCGTTGAGGTTCAGCTGAGCGCTGCGCCGGTGATAGCCGGACCGTTCCGATGGGACATCGGTATCAACTGGGCGCGTAACCAAAACAAAGTGGTCGAATTGGCCGAAGGCCTGACTACCTATACGTTGGGAACGGTCCGCGGTATGTCGATCGAAGCGCGTGTCGGACAGCCTTACGGAACCTTCTTCGGGCAGGGTTTTGCCCGTGACCCGAGCGGCAATATTATTTATGACAAGAGCGGGTACCCTACCCTGAATCCTACCCGTCGTATTTTGGGAAGCTTTACTCCCAAATGGATCGGCGGTTTCCAAAATACATTTACCTACAAAAATCTGTCTTTGAGCACTCTCATCGATATGAAGCAGGGCGGCGATATTTTCTCGCAATCCGTCAATATCGGCCGCTATACGGGAGTATTGGCCGAAACGATCGCGGGCAGGGAAGAAGGAATCGTCGGGCAGGGGGTTGTCAACACCGGAACGGCCACGGAACCCGTGTATGTACCGAATACCACCCGTATTTCCTCAGAAGAATGGCACAAAAAATACTATTCGCTCACCAACAACGAAGCGACGATCTTTGACGGAAGCTTTGTGAAATTGAGAGAAGTAAAATTGACCTATATGATCAGCGGTCAGGTGTTTAAGAAACTGCCGTTCCGCGATATTTCGCTTTCGATCGTGGGTAGAAATTTACTGCTGCTGTACAGCAACGTGCCGCACATTGACCCCGAAACCAGCTACTACAACGACGGTAACTTACAGGGTATTGAGAATGGGCAGGTTCCGACCACCCGCAGCGTTGGGTTCAACATCAGCTTTAATCTTTAA
- a CDS encoding dipeptidase has product MKTFIQTTLISFFALMALSAVAQDDAALLKKAKKIHEKAFTLDTHADTPMLLSRGGFDITKDNDARATNSKVDYPRMKRGGLDAIFFAVYLGQGPRTPEAHEAAKKRALGIFDAINTTLKSTSELAELATTPDDAYRIGKTGKRVIFLGVENGYAMGHDLSMLQKFYDLGTRYMTLCHSSNNDICDSSTDHKGAEYQGLSPLGEQVVKEMNRLGMIIDVSHISDSTFYDVIRLSKVPIVATHSGARAICNHPRNLTDDMLKALAKNGGVIQLNLLSDYIKTIPPSPEREAAMKVLYEKYNIKDRRGMMTLPEAEQQKARAEFTELNKKYPIQLATVKDAIDHIDHIVKLIGIDHVGMGADFDGGGALADCFDVSQYDNMTVELVRRGYSKKDIEKIWSGNFFRVMKAVDKGKTRELSLK; this is encoded by the coding sequence ATGAAAACCTTTATTCAAACCACCCTCATTTCCTTTTTTGCGCTTATGGCTTTGTCGGCAGTAGCGCAGGACGATGCGGCTTTACTCAAAAAAGCCAAAAAAATTCACGAGAAAGCATTTACGCTGGATACCCACGCCGATACGCCTATGTTGCTTTCGCGCGGTGGCTTTGACATTACCAAAGACAACGACGCCCGCGCCACCAACAGCAAGGTAGACTACCCGCGCATGAAACGCGGCGGATTGGACGCTATCTTCTTTGCAGTATACCTGGGACAGGGCCCCCGCACTCCCGAAGCGCACGAAGCCGCCAAAAAACGCGCCTTGGGAATCTTTGATGCCATCAATACTACCCTCAAAAGTACAAGTGAATTGGCCGAACTCGCCACAACTCCCGATGATGCCTACCGCATTGGAAAAACAGGTAAACGGGTGATTTTTCTGGGCGTAGAAAATGGGTATGCCATGGGGCATGATTTGTCCATGTTACAGAAATTTTATGATTTGGGCACGCGTTACATGACGCTTTGCCATTCCTCCAACAACGACATTTGTGATTCATCTACCGATCATAAAGGTGCTGAATACCAAGGGCTAAGCCCGCTGGGAGAGCAGGTGGTAAAAGAAATGAACCGCTTGGGAATGATCATCGACGTATCGCATATTTCAGATTCAACCTTCTATGACGTCATTCGCCTTTCCAAAGTGCCCATCGTGGCAACGCATTCGGGTGCACGGGCCATTTGTAATCACCCGCGTAACTTAACGGATGATATGCTGAAGGCCCTGGCCAAAAACGGCGGGGTGATTCAACTCAATCTGTTGAGTGATTACATCAAAACCATTCCGCCCAGCCCCGAGAGAGAAGCGGCGATGAAAGTATTGTATGAAAAATACAACATCAAAGACCGTCGCGGGATGATGACGCTGCCCGAAGCGGAACAGCAAAAAGCGCGGGCGGAATTTACGGAATTAAATAAAAAATATCCCATTCAATTGGCTACCGTCAAAGATGCCATTGACCACATCGACCACATTGTCAAACTGATCGGCATTGACCACGTAGGCATGGGGGCTGATTTTGACGGCGGCGGGGCGTTGGCCGACTGCTTTGACGTAAGTCAGTATGACAATATGACCGTGGAATTGGTACGTCGGGGATATTCTAAAAAAGACATTGAGAAGATCTGGAGCGGCAATTTCTTCCGGGTCATGAAGGCCGTTGATAAAGGAAAAACGAGGGAATTAAGCCTGAAATGA
- a CDS encoding SusD/RagB family nutrient-binding outer membrane lipoprotein, translated as MKNIFQSFRYKALTAVLMLSASACTEKFDELNTNPNAPSVATADLFLPHGIQSAVDAYWGGSLGMDIGDLISQYWARIQYTDIDQYSISSDVYSGAWQTFHVEALADYQRIYKLGVETKNPNYQAVALIMRSWVFSLLTDIYGDIPYMQSIQGLEGILQPKYDTQKEVYAGIIKELKTANDMIETADKTKSISGDILFANDMTKWKKFANSLSLRLLNRMLSKADAAMDVKTEINRILSDPAKYPVIGTVSETIQLNYLDATNNNNPINQNRKTRDDHRVSATLVNKLAALKDARLAVYADRPADGGDYKGVPNGLSNADANALGLSKTSKVGAFFVGPTAPGVILSYAELLFIKAELAYKGITAAGDAATNYANGITASHSQYKLTVSPEYLAANAFKTGTEGYKQIMEQKWIALYGQGIEAWTEFRRTGYPELKPSVINVNGGVIPTRLPYPGSEESLNFTNFSAALKQQGGANDMKLKLWIAK; from the coding sequence ATGAAAAATATATTTCAGTCTTTCCGATACAAAGCCCTGACGGCCGTGCTGATGCTGAGCGCCTCGGCCTGTACCGAAAAATTTGATGAACTCAATACCAATCCCAACGCACCTTCGGTGGCTACGGCCGACCTGTTTCTGCCTCATGGCATTCAAAGTGCCGTTGATGCTTACTGGGGCGGGTCGCTGGGCATGGACATCGGTGACCTGATCTCTCAATACTGGGCGCGGATTCAGTACACCGATATTGACCAGTACTCTATTTCGAGCGATGTATACAGCGGAGCCTGGCAGACGTTCCATGTAGAAGCGTTGGCTGACTATCAGCGTATTTATAAATTGGGGGTAGAGACCAAAAACCCTAACTATCAGGCGGTGGCATTGATCATGCGTTCGTGGGTATTTTCGCTGTTGACCGATATTTACGGTGATATTCCGTATATGCAGTCCATTCAGGGGTTGGAAGGTATTCTGCAACCCAAATACGATACGCAGAAAGAGGTGTACGCCGGCATCATCAAAGAGTTGAAAACGGCTAACGACATGATCGAGACCGCAGATAAAACCAAATCCATCTCGGGCGATATTCTTTTTGCCAACGACATGACCAAATGGAAAAAGTTTGCCAATTCGTTGAGCCTGCGTCTTTTGAATCGGATGTTGAGCAAAGCGGATGCGGCGATGGACGTTAAAACCGAAATCAACCGTATTTTGAGTGATCCCGCCAAATATCCGGTGATCGGCACTGTTTCGGAAACCATTCAATTGAATTATTTGGATGCAACCAACAACAACAACCCCATTAACCAAAACCGCAAAACCCGCGATGACCACCGCGTAAGTGCGACGCTTGTCAATAAACTGGCAGCACTGAAAGATGCGCGTTTGGCAGTGTATGCAGATAGGCCCGCCGATGGGGGCGATTATAAAGGAGTTCCCAATGGCCTTTCCAATGCGGATGCCAATGCGTTGGGGCTATCCAAAACCTCCAAAGTCGGGGCATTCTTTGTGGGACCCACGGCTCCGGGGGTGATTTTGAGTTATGCAGAGTTGCTCTTTATCAAAGCGGAATTGGCGTATAAGGGCATTACTGCTGCGGGCGATGCCGCCACCAATTATGCCAACGGAATCACGGCTTCGCACAGTCAATACAAGCTTACCGTAAGTCCGGAGTATCTGGCGGCCAATGCGTTCAAGACCGGAACAGAGGGGTATAAGCAGATCATGGAGCAAAAATGGATCGCTTTATACGGCCAGGGTATTGAGGCTTGGACGGAGTTTCGCCGTACGGGGTATCCGGAGTTAAAACCTTCGGTGATCAATGTCAATGGCGGAGTAATCCCAACGCGTTTGCCGTATCCCGGTTCGGAAGAATCCCTGAATTTTACGAACTTCAGCGCCGCCTTGAAACAGCAGGGCGGAGCCAACGATATGAAGCTGAAGCTCTGGATTGCGAAATGA
- a CDS encoding TonB-dependent receptor produces MKQTLLLLLLSFSTLFAQTKNEKRLTLQLNDARFAQFVKEAEAQTGHYFYYDASPLDSLKITLQATDQTLVSVLLQVFKGTEFKFSIDDRQRVFVTSGQAIITQLPDDFFNLNTPNKEADQNQYIAPTSEEQDKLLSTAESKLYNIGAQRQRITEGKSTLSGYVRNTVTGEPVIGAAVYIESPSIGVSTDALGFFTLTIPRGKYTLKVKSIGMRDTYRRIVLYGDGKLDIEMQESVTALKEVSITAGRDVNIAGTQMGQVKLNIKTMKQVPTAFGETDLLRTVLTLPGVKAVSESSVGLNVRGGSTDQNLILFNDAVVYNPSHLFGFFSAFNPDVIKEVELYKSTIPSKYGGRLSSVLEINSRDGNKKKFVGSGGIGLLTGRFAIEGPLVKEKSSFILAGRSTYSNWVLKKLENPSFSKSRASFYDLNLHINHEINEKNSVSLMGYLSQDQFRFFGDTAYSYRNQLASLKWKHTFNPKFYSVFTTAYSRYQYDIGSQRVPINAFDLKFDISQSTAKADFTYFLHRQHTLDFGVNAVYYKLYPGTLQPAHPESLLIPDIMESEQAAESAVYLEDRFDVNPRLSLTGGIRFSMFNYLGPKTVYTYTPGLPIEKIYTTGSQTYAAGKNIKNYQGPEYRVSARYLVNATTSLKVSYNTTRQYIHLLTNTMVMSPTDIWKLSDSYIKPQLGSQLALGVYRNLRGNRLELSVEAYYKNIQNFLDYKGGDSLILNHRVETAVISTTGKAYGIELMVKKLTGKLNGWVSYTYARSLLRANDRTSSDAPNKGNYYPSNYDKPHDFTMVSNYKFSHRFSLSLNFTYSSGRPYTPPIGKYVLEGVPRIYYAERNQFRIPDYYRMDFSINVEGNHKIKKLAHSSWTFAIFNVLGRQNPSSVYFRSQNGIVKGYMLSIFGQPIPTVTYNFRF; encoded by the coding sequence ATGAAACAAACGCTACTCCTTTTATTGCTGTCTTTTTCAACGCTTTTTGCCCAAACAAAAAACGAAAAACGCCTGACACTTCAATTGAACGATGCCCGTTTCGCTCAATTTGTCAAAGAAGCCGAAGCGCAGACCGGCCACTACTTCTACTACGACGCCTCGCCACTGGACAGCCTGAAGATCACCCTTCAAGCCACCGACCAGACGTTGGTTTCGGTGCTGTTGCAGGTCTTTAAAGGGACCGAATTCAAATTTTCCATTGATGACCGACAGCGGGTGTTTGTGACTTCCGGCCAGGCTATTATTACCCAATTGCCCGACGACTTTTTTAATCTGAATACACCCAACAAAGAGGCCGACCAAAACCAATACATTGCCCCCACCTCCGAAGAGCAGGACAAGTTACTGTCGACGGCAGAGAGTAAATTATACAACATAGGTGCTCAGCGTCAGCGGATCACCGAAGGAAAATCCACCCTTTCGGGCTACGTCAGAAATACCGTAACGGGCGAGCCGGTCATCGGAGCGGCGGTTTATATCGAATCTCCTTCCATCGGCGTTTCGACCGATGCCCTCGGATTCTTTACGTTGACCATTCCCCGCGGGAAGTATACACTGAAGGTCAAAAGCATCGGCATGAGGGATACGTATCGGCGCATTGTGCTCTACGGCGACGGCAAACTCGACATTGAAATGCAGGAAAGCGTGACGGCCCTGAAAGAAGTGTCCATCACCGCGGGCCGGGATGTCAACATTGCCGGTACGCAAATGGGGCAGGTTAAACTCAACATCAAAACCATGAAACAGGTGCCCACGGCCTTCGGCGAAACCGACCTGTTGCGCACCGTGCTTACCCTGCCCGGCGTAAAAGCGGTCAGCGAAAGCAGCGTGGGGCTCAACGTCCGCGGGGGATCCACCGACCAAAACCTTATATTGTTCAACGACGCCGTGGTGTACAACCCTTCGCATTTATTTGGATTTTTCTCGGCCTTTAATCCCGATGTGATCAAGGAAGTGGAATTGTACAAAAGCACCATTCCGTCCAAATACGGCGGTCGACTTTCGTCGGTGCTGGAGATCAACAGCCGCGACGGCAACAAGAAAAAGTTTGTAGGCTCGGGCGGTATCGGCTTACTGACGGGCCGTTTTGCGATTGAAGGTCCGCTCGTGAAGGAAAAAAGTTCCTTTATTTTGGCCGGGCGCTCTACGTATTCCAATTGGGTACTGAAAAAACTCGAAAACCCCTCATTCAGTAAAAGCCGCGCTTCTTTCTACGACCTAAACCTCCACATCAACCACGAGATCAACGAAAAGAACAGCGTTTCGCTGATGGGGTATTTGAGCCAAGATCAATTCCGCTTTTTTGGCGACACGGCTTATTCGTACCGAAACCAACTGGCCTCCCTGAAATGGAAGCATACCTTCAACCCCAAATTTTACAGCGTATTTACCACCGCGTACAGCCGCTATCAGTACGATATCGGCAGCCAACGAGTGCCCATCAATGCGTTCGATTTAAAATTTGACATCAGCCAATCCACCGCCAAAGCCGACTTTACGTACTTCCTGCACCGTCAGCATACCCTTGATTTTGGGGTCAATGCGGTCTATTACAAATTATACCCCGGCACCTTGCAGCCGGCTCATCCGGAATCGCTGCTGATTCCCGACATCATGGAATCCGAACAGGCCGCAGAAAGCGCGGTTTATCTGGAAGATCGGTTTGACGTAAACCCCCGACTTTCGCTGACTGGCGGGATCCGTTTTTCGATGTTCAATTATTTAGGTCCCAAAACCGTGTATACGTACACACCGGGCCTCCCCATTGAAAAAATCTATACCACCGGAAGCCAAACCTACGCCGCCGGAAAAAACATCAAAAACTATCAGGGGCCCGAATACCGGGTGTCGGCACGCTATTTGGTCAATGCCACCACGTCTCTCAAAGTCAGTTATAACACCACCCGTCAATACATTCACCTGCTGACCAACACCATGGTGATGTCGCCGACCGACATCTGGAAACTGAGTGACTCGTACATTAAGCCCCAATTAGGCAGTCAGCTGGCCCTGGGAGTATACCGCAACCTGCGCGGCAACAGGCTGGAACTGTCGGTAGAAGCTTATTACAAAAACATTCAGAATTTTCTGGATTACAAGGGCGGTGACTCGCTTATCCTGAACCACCGCGTCGAAACGGCCGTCATTTCCACCACGGGAAAAGCCTACGGTATCGAACTGATGGTGAAAAAGCTGACGGGAAAACTCAACGGTTGGGTAAGTTATACCTACGCCCGCTCGCTGTTGCGCGCCAACGACCGCACCTCGTCCGATGCGCCTAATAAGGGGAATTATTACCCAAGCAATTACGACAAGCCGCACGATTTTACGATGGTGAGCAATTATAAGTTCTCGCACCGATTCAGTCTTTCGCTCAATTTCACCTACAGCAGCGGCCGCCCGTATACGCCGCCCATCGGCAAGTACGTATTGGAGGGCGTACCGCGCATTTACTACGCCGAGCGAAATCAGTTCCGGATCCCGGACTACTACCGGATGGATTTTTCGATCAATGTAGAAGGAAATCATAAGATTAAGAAACTGGCGCACAGCTCCTGGACCTTTGCCATCTTTAACGTGCTGGGCCGACAAAATCCTTCTTCGGTCTATTTTAGAAGCCAAAACGGCATTGTCAAAGGATATATGCTGTCTATTTTCGGCCAGCCGATCCCGACCGTTACCTATAATTTCAGATTTTAG
- a CDS encoding DUF4249 domain-containing protein — translation MKIFSFLIAAVVGLLAVGSCVLPFTPPEVTAADRYLVIDGFLNTGSKDSSRITLTYTQLVSNKNTFTPELRAQVVVEGDKGSTFTFTEIGKGLYRLAPRVFNSAENYRLRIKTAGKKEYLSEFVAPKQTPPIDSVTYRIAGDKKSVQINVNTHDPLNKTRFYRWKFEETWEYTMPLYSLYEIKNNAIIDRVENINTCWKTETPSTILLGSTIKLSQDLIRDAPLTNIPTATNKLLIKYSILVKQFGLTQEGYEYWSSLAKTTETTGGLFDSQPSQITGNIKCTTNSQELAFGFFSAGVPQEKRIFLSLGLGLYTSCAPLDTLSIADAIKAQAFLLSQYLPEGARVPEYIIGDPGCGDCRTKGGITKRPIFWP, via the coding sequence ATGAAGATTTTTTCATTCTTAATCGCAGCGGTTGTCGGCCTCTTGGCAGTGGGCAGCTGTGTTTTACCGTTTACACCGCCTGAGGTTACCGCCGCCGATCGGTATCTGGTCATAGACGGATTTCTGAATACCGGCAGCAAAGACAGCAGTCGTATTACACTGACCTACACGCAGTTGGTCAGCAATAAAAACACCTTTACGCCCGAGCTGCGCGCTCAGGTGGTCGTGGAGGGCGACAAAGGCAGCACCTTTACCTTTACCGAAATCGGTAAGGGGCTTTACCGATTGGCTCCCCGGGTGTTTAACAGCGCCGAAAACTATCGGCTCCGCATCAAAACCGCCGGCAAAAAAGAATACCTCTCTGAATTTGTAGCCCCGAAGCAAACGCCTCCGATCGACAGCGTGACGTACCGAATAGCCGGTGATAAAAAATCGGTTCAGATCAATGTCAATACCCACGACCCACTCAACAAAACCCGGTTTTATCGCTGGAAATTTGAAGAAACCTGGGAATACACCATGCCCCTGTATTCGTTGTACGAAATAAAAAACAACGCCATCATCGACCGCGTTGAAAACATCAATACCTGCTGGAAAACCGAAACACCTTCCACGATCCTTCTGGGCTCCACCATTAAGCTCAGTCAGGACCTGATCAGGGATGCTCCCCTTACCAACATCCCTACCGCCACCAATAAACTCCTCATCAAATACAGCATTCTCGTAAAGCAGTTTGGATTGACGCAGGAAGGGTACGAGTACTGGAGTTCGTTGGCCAAAACCACCGAAACCACGGGCGGCCTGTTTGACTCGCAGCCTTCTCAAATCACGGGAAATATCAAATGCACGACCAACTCCCAAGAGCTTGCTTTCGGCTTCTTCAGCGCCGGCGTACCGCAGGAAAAACGCATCTTTCTTTCGCTCGGGCTGGGCCTTTATACCTCATGTGCCCCTCTGGATACGCTTTCTATCGCCGATGCCATCAAAGCACAGGCCTTTCTCCTTTCGCAGTATTTGCCCGAAGGAGCCCGAGTGCCGGAATATATCATCGGCGACCCCGGCTGCGGAGATTGCCGAACGAAGGGCGGAATCACAAAACGGCCGATTTTTTGGCCATAA